A region from the Vicia villosa cultivar HV-30 ecotype Madison, WI linkage group LG3, Vvil1.0, whole genome shotgun sequence genome encodes:
- the LOC131661635 gene encoding subtilisin-like protease SBT5.3: MALPTSPTIFFLLLILLVSLLQTSTFPLKKKSYVVYLGSHSHDSESSSVEFDRVTNSHYEFLGSFLESSDAAKESIFYSYTRHINGFAATLEEQVAAEIAKHPNVLSVFENNGRKLHTTRSWGFMGLEDNYGVITSNSIWNKARFGEGVIIANLDTGVWPESKSFNDEGFGPIPSKWRGICEKGSDLAFHCNRKLIGARYFNKGYASRLPTPINSSSNTPRDNEGHGSHTLSTAGGNMVPGVSVFGQGYGTAKGGSPKARVASYKVCWPPINGDECFDADILAAFDMAIHDGVDVLSLSLGGSASNFFNDSVAIGSFHAAKKGIVVVCSAGNSGPNEATVENLAPWYITVGASTMDREFPSYVVLGNNLTLKGESLSATRLAHKFYPIIKATDAKLASATNEDAVLCQNGTLDPNKVKGKIVLCLRGISARVDKGEQALQAGAVGMVLANDIITGNEIIADPHVLPASHINFSDGLKVFNYVNSSKSPVAYIAYPTTKLHTKPAPFMAAFSSKGPNTMVPEILKPDITAPGVSVIAAYTEAEGPTNQVFDYRRIKFNSISGTSMSCPHISGIAGLLKALYPSWSPAAIKSAIMTTATTLDNEAEPLLNASFSQTTPFSYGAGHVQPNKAMDPGLVYDTTMNDYFNFLCALGYNETQRSLFSNATYHFHKNFSLLNLNYPSITVPNLSGSVTVKRTLKNVGAPATYIVHVQNPNGIIVSVKPSILEFKHVGEEKRFKVKLKVNKGKATKSYVFGKMTWSDGKHYVKSPLVVQAI, from the exons ATGGCTTTACCTACTTCTCCTACCATTTTCTTTCTCCTCCTAATTCTTCTTGTCTCTCTACTTCAAACATCCACCTTCCCACTGAAAAAAAAG TCATATGTGGTATACTTAGGAAGCCATTCACATGATTCAGAATCGTCTTCAGTCGAGTTCGATCGTGTAACTAATTCTCACTATGAGTTTCTAGGATCTTTCTTAGAAAG CTCTGATGCTGCAAAAGAGTCCATATTTTACTCCTACACAAGACATATCAATGGTTTTGCAGCAACTTTGGAAGAACAAGTAGCAGCTGAGATAGCAA AACATCCAAATGTGTTGTCGGTTTTTGAGAACAATGGAAGGAAACTACACACAACTCGATCATGGGGATTCATGGGATTAGAAGATAATTATGGAGTCATAACATCCAACTCAATATGGAACAAAGCCAGATTTGGTGAAGGTGTCATCATAGCTAATCTTGATACAG GTGTTTGGCCTGAATCAAAGAGTTTTAATGATGAAGGGTTTGGACCAATTCCATCCAAGTGGAGAGGAATCTGTGAAAAAGGGTCTGATCTTGCTTTCCACTGCAACAG GAAACTAATTGGAGCAAGGTATTTCAACAAAGGCTATGCTTCGAGGTTACCTACGCCAATCAACTCGTCCTCTAACACGCCTCGTGACAATGAAGGCCATGGATCCCATACATTATCAACAGCGGGTGGAAACATGGTCCCGGGTGTAAGTGTTTTCGGTCAAGGTTATGGAACGGCAAAGGGTGGTTCACCGAAAGCAAGAGTTGCGTCATACAAAGTTTGTTGGCCTCCAATTAATGGTGACGAGTGCTTTGACGCGGACATACTTGCGGCTTTTGATATGGCTATTCATGACGGGGTTGATGTTTTGTCTTTGTCCCTTGGTGGATCTGCTTCTAACTTTTTCAATGATAGTGTTGCTATTGGATCTTTCCATGCTGCTAAGAAAggtattgttgttgtttgttctgCTGGAAATAGTGGACCGAATGAGGCTACCGTAGAAAATCTAGCTCCTTGGTATATTACGGTTGGTGCTAGCACGATGGATAGAGAGTTCCCTAGTTATGTTGTTCTTGGTAACAATTTAACCTTAAAGGGAGAAAGCTTATCAGCGACAAGATTAGCGCACAAATTCTACCCAATTATTAAAGCAACAGATGCTAAATTGGCAAGTGCAACAAATGAAGACGC TGTGCTTTGCCAGAATGGTACTCTGGATCCTAACAAGGTGAAGGGTAAGATAGTGCTTTGTTTGAGAGGAATAAGTGCAAGAGTGGACAAGGGAGAACAAGCACTTCAAGCTGGTGCTGTAGGAATGGTCCTTGCCAATGATATCATTACTGGAAATGAAATCATAGCTGATCCTCATGTTCTTCCTGCATCTCACATCAATTTCTCCGATGGATTAAAAGTCTTTAATTATGTTAACTCATCCAA GTCTCCAGTGGCTTATATTGCATATCCAACAACAAAATTGCATACTAAGCCGGCCCCTTTCATGGCGGCATTTTCATCCAAAGGACCAAATACTATGGTGCCTGAAATTCTAAAG CCTGATATCACTGCACCAGGAGTGTCAGTTATAGCCGCTTACACTGAAGCTGAAGGGCCGACTAACCAAGTGTTTGACTATCGCCGGATTAAATTTAACTCAATCTCCGGCACGTCAATGTCATGCCCCCATATTTCAGGCATTGCAGGCCTTTTGAAAGCCTTGTACCCTTCTTGGAGTCCTGCTGCTATTAAATCAGCTATCATGACCACAg CTACAACATTAGACAACGAGGCAGAGCCACTTCTGAATGCTTCCTTCAGCCAAACAACGCCATTTAGCTATGGAGCGGGACATGTTCAACCAAACAAAGCAATGGATCCTGGCCTTGTTTATGACACAACCATGAATGATTACTTCAACTTCTTATGTGCTTTAGGCTATAATGAAACACAAAGGTCACTGTTTTCAAATGCTACTTACCATTTTCATAAGAATTTCAGTCTCCTCAACCTAAACTACCCTTCAATCACTGTTCCAAATCTATCTGGATCAGTGACAGTTAAAAGGACATTAAAAAATGTTGGTGCTCCAGCAACATACATTGTTCATGTTCAGAATCCAAACGGGATAATAGTTTCGGTGAAGCCAAGTATATTGGAGTTCAAACATGTTGGTGAAGAAAAGAGGTTTAAGGTAAAATTGAAGGTGAACAAAGGAAAAGCAACAAAGAGTTATGTGTTTGGGAAGATGACTTGGTCTGATGGGAAGCATTATGTTAAGAGTCCATTAGTTGTGCAAGCTATTTAG
- the LOC131655916 gene encoding protein EIN6 ENHANCER-like, which yields METEVLDAELVLPNYLSFKRVQMYDKYPKGQSRGRHWKHLKQIIQAENYQNYPPDEPNYVNIESPPSMHPCKRICDITGFEAPYYDPKTNLRYANTDVFKTIRSLPNDYVQRYLSLRNAAVVLK from the exons ATGGAGACAGAGGTGTTGGATGCAGAGTTAGTGTTGCCAAACTATCTCAGTTTTAAGAGAGTTCAAATGTATGATAAATACCCTAAAGGCCAATCCAGAGGAAGACACTGGAAACATCTTAAGCAGATTATTCAGGCTGAGAATTACCAGAATTACCCTCCTGATGAGCCCAATT ATGTCAATATTGAGTCACCCCCTTCCATGCATCCCTGCAAGAGAATTTGCGATATTACTGGCTTTGAG GCACCTTACTATGATCCTAAGACTAATCTCCGGTATGCAAATACTGATGTTTTCAAGACGATCAGATCGCTTCCTAATGATTATGTGCAAAGATACCTATCTCTGAGGAATGCAGCAGTCGTTCTTAAGTAG
- the LOC131658184 gene encoding vacuolar cation/proton exchanger 5-like, whose product MKRAISVGSLEGRGVIELENAILLNPSLFPRKVASYEEDSPIDHECGKFSPNIIRSKVLSSIKVVVLSTKINLLMPFGPMAILVDRLFHSHGWVFVFSLLGIIPLAERLGYTTEQLALFTGPAVGGLLYATFGNATELIISIHALKSGLIRLVQQSLLGSILSNLLLQKLTLTYHQADTSVDFGLLLMAVMGLLFPAVLHATQTELEYGKSQLSLSRFTSCIMLVAYASYIVFQFKSQKNLELPVYEDKSFDEDASNDAEAPEISMWESMIWISILTGGISILSEYLVKTIEGASKEFQMPVSFLSVILLPVVGNAAEHVGSVMFAIKDKLDISLAVAVGSSIQISMFMIPFCVVVGWIIGCPMDLNFLPFETTSLFMSVIIVAFMLQNGTSNYFKGIVLILCYLIVSASYFEHIDPMSVGEL is encoded by the exons atgAAAAGGGCTATCTCG GTGGGATCATTAGAGGGAAGAGGTGTGATAGAACTCGAAAACGCGATTCTACTAAATCCTTCTTTATTTCCTAGAAAAGTTGCATCATATGAAGAAGATTCACCAATTGATCACGAGTGTGGGAAATTTTCACCAAATATAATAAGAAGTAAAGTTCTTAGTAGCATAAAAGTTGTAGTCCTTTCAACCAAGATAAACTTGCTTATGCCTTTTGGTCCTATGGCCATTTTGGTAGATAGATTGTTCCATAGTCAT GGTTGGGTTTTTGTGTTCAGCTTATTAGGTATTATACCCTTGGCCGAGCGTTTGGGCTATACAACCGA GCAGCTAGCCCTCTTTACTGGACCGGCAG TTGGTGGTTTATTATATGCAACATTTGGAAATGCAACAGAGTTAATCATATCAATTCACGCACTCAAAAGTGGTTTGATTCGTCTTGTTCAACAATCGCTACTAGGCTCGATTCTGTCTAACCTGTTGCTA CAGAAATTGACGTTAACTTATCATCAGGCAGATACTAGTGTGGATTTCGGATTACTATTGATGGCGGTGATGGGACTGTTATTTCCAGCAGTTCTCCATGCTACACAAACAGAATTAGAATATGGGAAATCTCAGTTATCTCTTTCAAGATTTACCAGTTGCATTATGCTTGTGGCATATGCTTCATATATAGTGTTTCAATTCAAGAGTCAGAAGAATTTGGAACTTCCAGTTTACGAG GACAAGAGTTTCGACGAAGATGCTTCGAATGATGCTGAAGCTCCTGAGATTTCGATGTGGGAATCAATGATATGGATTTCGATCTTAACAGGAGGTATATCTATCTTGTCAGAATACTTGGTTAAAACCATAGAG GGGGCATCaaaagagtttcaaatgcctgTGTCATTTCTTAGTGTTATTCTTCTTCCAGTAGTAGGGAATGCTGCAGAACATGTTGGATCTGTTATGTTTGCTATCAAAGACAAACTT GATATATCGCTGGCCGTAGCTGTTGGATCTTCAATACAAATATCAATGTTTATG ATTCCATTTTGCGTGGTTGTTGGATGGATAATTGGATGCCCTATGGACTTAAATTTTCTGCCATTTGAAACAACTTCTCTTTTCATGTCAGTTATCATAGTTGCCTTCATGTTGCAA AATGGAACTTCAAACTACTTCAAAGGAATAGTGCTCATTCTTTGCTATTTGATAGTTTCTGCAAGTTATTTTGAACATATTGATCCTATGTCAGTTGGTGAGTTATGA